The sequence below is a genomic window from Lolium perenne isolate Kyuss_39 chromosome 7, Kyuss_2.0, whole genome shotgun sequence.
accatccgacttcacaagatagaacttgtcatttccaagttgtggaaatgaaattagtgtctccatcttgacagtgctcgcgcgctgctgcaactgtacattggtgcacactattcttccggactcaaaattatccacagctattgcatacagttcaccattgaacggggtaatgcaacgcaaaccatggttctccatcgaaaaactaccatctccccaatcttcatatatatccttagttggagtgctctcatcgacccaactaatttcgttcgAGTAATGTGaacaaacgaagaccatagtctgggatttgattacagcgactgaattcagaaaaacagatggcatctgcgcctcaaacatagtgttcgatgcctttgtgagtgggttcagaagccgtatcttgtgcggcgggttcttctaggcaagcacgatgacaccacggcaaaatccgatgaagtagtatctaaaatatattgatgaagataacattcagcactaagattgaaaataagaatagattaaccctatagatatggaggaatttgaaccttgcacgaacttccgatagatctatggtgatgtagcgggatgtgccgagttggaggaaggtgaactcaacggcgcgtggaagggcgtggtctaccatgatccattcgtgcaggtgcacgtcaggctcaggtaaacctgagcgccaatttctacagacttgcctcatagcagagtaggcgtccacgtactcctcattcaCCAGTAAGCATTCactgatcttgtgaagtggtccgtcacccatgagagaggcccagctcacggaggTGCCACGCTTGGACGCGCCACCctaggaggcgacgggctcggcggcgacgggctctgaggcgccgggctcggcggcgacgggcttggaggcgatgggctcggaggcgacgggctcggaggcgacaggCTCGGATGCGATGGGCTCGGCGGCGATGGGCTCGGGGGTGATGGccaccggcgcattcttcttctccatcgccggcagggctcgtatggcggttggggtttttccttcgatttggagaagttgatgggacatgagaggcgtggtttcgtgcgtgagcgagaatgagacgtactgtgtgcagagggagggagggagagaggggcttacgcgtcctaaatgcgacccgcgtcctacgcgtccactagtgcacgtttacaccgcgacacgcgtcaacaatggcacgtcttccacttctgcaccgcaacacgcgtcctcgagtctaaccttggaaatttagatatactcaggtataccctcgagtcatatactagcattttttgtatgctcagttttccccttgggtgctaatactggctagtgcaatatactcagttttaccctcaagtggctggtcaacagagagtcaacaaatgggattaaccagttaaatgagttatttaatgtgcaaaaaatgccgaaaaagagtggcacttactcatggagtgcttaccacaagttgccacttctcaaatcatagataaatcatagataaatcaagttttaccacaaattgccacttctcaaatcacctagtagctatgaaggtgcatggttttccacaataagccctacccaaaacagctttccccaaaacatactttgtctgaatgaggccataattttcacactcatgtatatttgtattgcaaatagtttgaggtaggccaagatgggtttcattgtacaaaacacgcatttttcattttttaaatctcatatttgaatcccttagtctgtttactactcacttgcccttggtttcttgatactactcagttttgccctctcccttcacaaattctcacagacgcccaacattgccctaattggtctagcccctgtcacgcggatcgtgcccgccgaccattgatcgtatgatttaacgggcaggataacccctatctctctctggttggggccaccaccctctctctctctgtcggcggttaggttccaccctctatgtatgctaaagggcggttacccagtacgctaaagtttggttttctgtattatttttcacgagctaaattataaactcttttaggtattattttttacgcaaaaaatgataaaccatcaccgatttgtacttttcacgcaaaaaatgatacaccatcacccatttgttgtagccattacttttcacgcaaaaaatgatacaccatcaccaatttgttgtagccattactttccacgcaaaaaatgatacaccatcacccattccttgtagccattactttccacgcaaaaaatgatgaacaatcaccgatttcttgtagccattacggtaaaatgataaactatcatgaattaccatttcttttaggcattacttttcacggtaaaatgataaactatatcacgatgttccatttccgtcaagatagtccgcattacttttttgttgagatatactccctccgtccacaaataagtgtacttttagcttttgtactatgtcaaatatatgatgagattttggtataatttgaaactacatttcaaaacaaatctcgggatactaaattagtgtcataaatgctactactttttcctatatatgtggtcaaagtttaaagggaagtttgactaaacacaaaacctagatgactacccccacaacgatcatgtcctccttaatttattgtgtaaacccccacaacggtcacatcctccttaatttattgtgtaaacccctacaacgttcatctctcccttataaacacccacaacggccatcccttgtgtcaataggttctgcctctctcttcttcgttcacaaacacttgatccattgccatggcttccacgtctcggacgcggaccggaaggggaaggggaaggggcggccggggtggtggatcatcatcattgccaccaccaccgtcagcactgccattgatcatagaggagttcttcatcgtcgtctatgaagaccctttggtcaagaaggtacgtccgcgttcccacatatatgatgcatgtgattaattatgggcatgttctaaaaaacctttaatttcaaacggatcggcgctcgatctctttgcaggcactcccaaaaaagtttgcggactatcttgacggccaggagccagctaaggtgtatctgcgagcagctgactgtggtcctcgtctctggaccgtggaggtcctatttgacggtcaaggccggatgtacctcgacaagggttgggagaatttcgccatcgcgcacggtgtggattttggCTGCTtcatacacttcaaatatgaaggcgatgatgtgctcatagtgaaggtgttcgacggaacaatgtgcaggaagtactactactcggacgacgaagatactgacgatgaaagcgacgacgacgtgaagccatgcatccatcccctttagataaggcgattatgaccaagaatatatatgtagcttcatatgcatcaatttagagatctagctattttcctatatattatgcatttaaaaattatatcgcaatttccaccatgattcgagcaccacagcctccaaacgatgccgatatcggcatggtcaaaacggctatgctcgccgccactgctaggtcaccgtcgaaaAGCACCAAGTTTTgtataagattcactttagattaagctgcgaaaatagtcacctgccattggctgaggcggccccacagagcggctctatatgatattatctaaataaatagacgaccccagcggtcattggctgcggaggccccacagagcgggaatatatgattttctctaaataaatagaagaccccactagttattggctgcggcagccccacagagtggtaatatatgtcttttcctgaaaaatagacgaccccactggtcattggtagcggcagccacacagagcggttatatatgtattttcttgaaaaatagacgaccccactggtcattggctgcggcagccctatagagtggccccatttgtcattggcagcaccacatatacaatcaggaaataaaacggcccacgcgtcagcgacaaatggatggctacTCGTCAGCACAAgatggtcagagaggaactgccctctatgcagccccacctctgtgcagccccacccgtcagattaacggtaacggtaaggcctctgacctgacggcaaccctcccgtccgaggggtttcaaactagagggaggagaaaactgaggaaaagttaagaggctggggaaaactgagcacaactaaggaaccaggggcacgaaaatagaaatcccatgatagaaaggctggagttcgaagttgtggatttcccgtcgcaatatcacgccttgttgggatgaCCAACATacaccaggtttatggcggtaccacactacacgtacctgttgtggaggttacctggacctaagggaccaattacagtcaaaggcagtTTCGCATTAACTGattaatgcgacaaggattttcatcaactgtcggaaactttcgggatgcaagcagaatatatggcgtcaaggctaacaaccgattatgatgtgttgccagatgtaggaaggccactcagggagccaacctttaacactaccaaggactctaaggaggtgcagattcacccgacagatccaaagaaaacgacgtccattgcaacagacatggaccttgcataggaaagcgcgctcgtcgagttcctccgtgagcactggaaaatcttcgcatggtgtccagctgacatgccaggagtacccagggaacttgccgagcaacacctaaacttggatccaatagcgagaccaataaaaTAACCTTtgtggcgtttttcggaaccaaaccgcaaagccatgctgtcagagattgatcgactcacagaggctggttttatcaaagagttgcatacagaggccacatgggtagctaacccagttttggtcccgaagaaaaacacaaaagtccttcgcatgtgtgttgactttacgtgtctcaataaacactgtccaaaggatcacttttcgctcccaaggatcgatcaaattatcaacTCCATGGCAGGATGCGAACATCTTTCCtttctggacgcatattctggttataaccagattagattaaaagaagatgatgaggtcaagacagcgttcataacaacTTATGgcatgttttgctacaaaacgatgccttttggtctgaaaaacatgggagcaacatatcagcggatgatgcagaagtgcttggcaacacagatcggaaaaaacttacaagtgtacattgacgatgtcgtcataacgtcaaagaaggggccaacattgatcgaggatctaaaggaaactttcgataaccttgacaagttctgcctcaagctgaacctgacaaagtgttctttcggcgtccctgctggagaacttctcgggttcctagtctcagcaagaggaattgaggccaatccagaaaaaattcaagccatcgtaacaatgagaaagccaacaaagttgaaagaaatacaacagctaactgggcgagtcgcagctttaagcagattcgtcgccaggctaggagaaaaggcgttgccgttctacgctttgatcaagcaaggagagaagtttcaatggaacgaagaggcaaacagagctttcgaggatctcaaacgcacaatctcgacaccaccaatcctggtggcgcctaTCCTATTTCTTCTAATTGCTAGGAATCAATGATAGCCATGTGATTAAGAGTTCACTTCACAATATGGCGGTGGTCGACATGTCTTCTCTATGTTTGTTGTCACATAATACAGTTTTATCATCAAGCTAAGAGACAATAGGTGGTATTTTATTTTAAGACACGTGTTCtacactttgatgctcttgttctttctatcaagttaagtttttgtgttggtccatatgatggatgCAAGATCCCAGGTGCTTGGTCAACGTATTTTTTTAGTGACAGTATGTAGTATTTATACCAGTTTGATGCGTTCATCAAAAATTAGTCTTCCAAAATCCTTATAACGGACAATGTTAGGATAGTAGTTGATTGAGTTAATGTATCATCTTCCATGAATTTGCCAGTGGTACGAGACATTTTGGTAAAACCCAAAATGTTACCTCTCATTTGAAGGGTTTGATGACAACTTGAAAACGCGGGTTTCTGTAAGAAAAAAGTATCAGTAGTACTAGTGTACTATtgtaaatttttattattttgataATCCTTTGTCACCTGAGATCGTTTTTTTCTATATGTCAAATTTATTTCTAGAAACCCTTCATAATGAGGATTGACTTGACGTGATGATAAATTGACTTCTAATAGCCTCCTCATATAAATGAAATTCATTAATAACAATTGAAATAGGTTAATTATAAATTAATTATGGGCTAAATTTCACAAAAGGTCAATTAGAAGTAACTTTGCTTCAAGAAAAAATTGAGCTTATCTTCGGTGTCTAATCGGAGCAGTATTACAGATACATTAAATTGTAGACAAATATAGTATCATATTAGAAGCCTTGAATTAATATTTTCCAAACAAAAGTAAAAATTGTATTTCCATGATATATGCAATAATTTTTTCctgctatattttccttctcgAGTAGTTTATATATTTCAATATTCCCCACATTGTCTTCGCCCTTCATCAAACCATAGTTGCCTCCATTGATCTCAAACTTCAAAGCCATCGATTATTCGAACGTCGAATAATAATAACCCTAAATACCATGAGAACCGCACTCCTCCTCGTCGCCATTACCACTCTCATCTATGCTGCTGCAGTGCCCACCACGGCAAACCCCGATGATTGGTCCAAGATTAAGAACATCACCGACCCATACATGCAGGGGCTCAGCAAGTGGCTGGTGATGGAGCACACCAAAATGGGGGGCAAtgatgggctcaagtttcagaagGTGCTAAGCGGCGAATATCAAATTAGGAATGGTGTAAGTTATCGGCTTGTCATCATTGCCATGAGACCAGGTGGCTCACATGGCACATAcaaaggatggttactagaggAAGTCCCGAGTAACCAGAACACATGGAAGCTCGTAAATTTCAGCCCTTTAGACTAGTCGGGTTACCTTTAGTGTTGTAATAAATTTACAAGAAATTATATGGTGTTTTTCTTTAATTTTGCATGCATGCTTCTGTTGGACTATGGAGATATTAAGAAAATGAATCCTCGCATGCAAATCCTATTTCTTATAATTGTTAGGAATCAATGATAGCCATGTGATTAAGAGTTCACTTCACAATATGGCGGCGGCCGACATGTCTTCTCTGTGTTTGTTGTCACATAATACAGTTTTATCATCAAGCTAAGAGACAATAGGTGGTATTTTATTTTAAGACACGTGTTCtacactttgatgctcttgttctttcTATCAAGTTAAGTTTTTGTGTTGGTCCATACGATGGATGCAAGATCCCAGGTGCTTGGTCGATGTCTTTTTTTACTGATAGTATGTAGTATTTATACCAGT
It includes:
- the LOC127315466 gene encoding putative cysteine proteinase inhibitor 7, with the protein product MRTALLLVAITTLIYAAAVPTTANPDDWSKIKNITDPYMQGLSKWLVMEHTKMGGNDGLKFQKVLSGEYQIRNGVSYRLVIIAMRPGGSHGTYKGWLLEEVPSNQNTWKLVNFSPLD